The following are encoded together in the Aerococcus mictus genome:
- a CDS encoding pseudouridine synthase, whose product MERLQKVIAHAGVASRRDAEKLILAGRVQVNGQVVTELGTKVTKKDLVEVDQVPIYKEEPVYYLFNKPDGVISSVADDKGRKVVVDYFKEIPQRIYPIGRLDYHTTGVLLLTNDGEFANLLMHPRYEIDKVYVAKVKGYPSPDALKRLEEGLVIDGQKTAKARARIRKNKAAKENATVELTIHEGRNRQVRKMLEAVGHPVKRLNRERYGFLTTEGLGVGEYRPLLKAEVERLKQYALQK is encoded by the coding sequence ATGGAAAGATTACAAAAGGTCATTGCCCATGCTGGGGTGGCTTCGAGACGTGACGCCGAAAAATTAATCCTTGCTGGCCGGGTGCAGGTCAACGGCCAGGTGGTTACTGAACTCGGCACTAAGGTCACCAAGAAGGACCTCGTTGAAGTTGACCAGGTGCCTATATATAAAGAAGAACCCGTTTACTACTTATTTAATAAGCCGGATGGGGTCATTTCTTCTGTTGCTGATGATAAGGGCAGAAAAGTAGTGGTTGATTATTTTAAAGAGATCCCCCAACGTATTTATCCTATCGGGCGTTTAGATTATCATACGACTGGAGTCTTACTTTTAACCAATGATGGGGAATTTGCTAATTTATTAATGCATCCTCGTTACGAAATTGATAAGGTCTACGTGGCTAAGGTAAAGGGCTATCCTAGTCCCGATGCTCTTAAGCGCTTAGAAGAAGGTCTAGTGATAGACGGGCAGAAAACCGCTAAGGCTAGGGCACGCATTCGGAAAAATAAGGCTGCTAAGGAAAATGCAACTGTTGAGTTGACAATTCATGAAGGACGTAATCGTCAAGTCCGTAAGATGCTTGAAGCAGTTGGCCATCCCGTAAAACGTTTGAACCGCGAACGCTATGGCTTTTTAACGACTGAAGGTCTAGGAGTGGGTGAATACCGGCCATTATTAAAAGCTGAAGTTGAGCGTTTAAAACAATATGCCTTACAAAAATAA
- a CDS encoding ECF transporter S component, translating to MKTSTRQLIVTAVMGAIAFILMMFSFPILPAIPFLKVDFSDVPILFTTFLFGPWSGAGAAFVRNFLHYMQTGGNAGYPIGDMASFIATLSYCLPIYYILRNYDLRLSKQVETAKYYVKVCFAFAIGSVLMTFVLSLANYYVITPFYMAVMNFEIPNMQEYILYGIVPFNLLKGLIISIANFIVLSAALPVAKRRLV from the coding sequence ATGAAAACAAGTACACGTCAGTTAATCGTTACCGCAGTTATGGGGGCTATTGCCTTTATCCTTATGATGTTTTCTTTTCCGATATTGCCTGCTATACCTTTCTTAAAGGTCGATTTTTCTGATGTACCGATCCTATTTACCACCTTTTTGTTTGGACCATGGAGTGGTGCAGGGGCTGCTTTTGTACGGAACTTTTTACACTATATGCAAACAGGTGGTAATGCGGGTTACCCAATCGGAGATATGGCTTCTTTCATAGCTACTCTTTCTTATTGCTTGCCAATTTACTATATTTTACGTAATTATGATCTTCGTTTGAGCAAACAAGTTGAAACGGCTAAGTACTATGTCAAAGTCTGCTTTGCTTTTGCAATCGGTAGCGTGTTAATGACGTTTGTCCTTTCTTTAGCTAACTACTATGTCATTACTCCCTTCTATATGGCTGTGATGAATTTCGAAATTCCTAACATGCAGGAATATATTCTTTATGGCATAGTTCCCTTTAATTTACTCAAGGGTCTGATTATTTCGATAGCTAACTTTATTGTTTTATCGGCTGCCTTACCTGTGGCTAAGCGGCGTTTAGTTTAG
- the cmk gene encoding (d)CMP kinase gives MKKINIAIDGPASSGKSTIAKRLAERLNYVYLDTGAMYRCVTLLALKGQIEAENSPALNGLLESIDIQFETDSEGQKIFLNGRDVTKAIRQDHVTQAVSAYSAIDRVRQAMVERQQSWARNHTGLVMDGRDIGTVVLPDADLKIFLTASAAVRAKRRFLENQAKGLSEQTIEELTEAIEARDYYDAHRENSPLKAAGDAIVIDSSDLNLDQVEEKILSLIEEKE, from the coding sequence ATGAAAAAAATTAACATTGCTATTGACGGCCCCGCTTCTTCGGGAAAGAGTACCATCGCTAAACGATTGGCTGAACGTTTAAACTATGTTTACTTGGATACGGGTGCCATGTACCGCTGTGTAACTCTTTTGGCCTTAAAAGGACAGATTGAAGCTGAAAACTCACCAGCACTTAATGGCCTATTAGAAAGCATCGATATTCAATTTGAGACGGACTCTGAAGGCCAAAAGATCTTCCTTAATGGACGGGATGTGACTAAGGCAATCCGTCAAGACCATGTTACCCAAGCGGTTTCTGCTTATTCTGCGATCGACCGAGTTCGCCAGGCTATGGTTGAACGACAACAAAGTTGGGCTAGAAACCATACTGGCTTAGTGATGGATGGTCGTGATATTGGAACCGTGGTATTGCCTGATGCCGATCTTAAGATTTTCCTCACCGCTTCAGCAGCAGTTAGAGCGAAGAGACGATTCTTAGAAAATCAGGCTAAAGGACTATCTGAACAAACAATTGAAGAATTAACTGAGGCAATTGAAGCTCGTGATTACTACGATGCCCATCGTGAAAATAGCCCCTTAAAAGCAGCTGGGGATGCTATTGTTATTGATAGTTCTGATTTGAATTTAGACCAGGTTGAAGAAAAGATATTGAGTCTAATTGAGGAAAAAGAATAA
- a CDS encoding reductase, with protein sequence MGLLSYLDAYKSMDDLMAEMKRIKAGKRQLYLWRDEETDNIVGIIGFDQDEEKELVLVRYSSVNPSFDQNEITYAMLTALTQEFPMYTISGSLAMSDILKGWALHEQRTMPHIIHHDGEGL encoded by the coding sequence ATGGGTTTGTTATCTTATCTAGATGCCTATAAGTCTATGGATGACTTGATGGCAGAAATGAAGCGTATAAAAGCAGGTAAGCGTCAACTTTACTTATGGCGTGATGAAGAAACCGATAATATTGTCGGTATTATTGGTTTTGACCAAGATGAGGAAAAAGAATTAGTATTAGTACGTTATAGCTCAGTTAATCCTTCTTTCGACCAAAATGAGATTACCTATGCCATGCTGACTGCTTTAACCCAGGAATTTCCTATGTATACCATTAGCGGCTCACTAGCTATGTCTGATATCTTAAAAGGATGGGCCTTACATGAGCAACGTACCATGCCACATATCATTCATCACGATGGGGAAGGTTTATGA
- a CDS encoding RecQ family ATP-dependent DNA helicase, whose product MLEDLLATHFGYQSFRPGQKEILLHLQKRENTIGILPTAGGKSLIYQIYQYLNPGPILLISPLLALMEDQVSQLQALGFKASVAITSQLSKQEKNWLLHHLHDFQFIIMSPEMLSQPAVLRRLRQIAIKLMVIDEAHCISQWGYDFRPEYSALRQFRQALNHPLTLALSGSASQNTLADIAQHLFSDWESYQRVQCPLDRPNLFYGQLKLNEKDKFHHLNSLLETLPKPGIIYVHNKMELEELYQDLKASSQLKLASYHADKTSEERLQVQEQFQKGHLDAILATSAFGMGINQANVRFVIHYHAPQSLADYLQESGRCGRDGQEALVLLYSNLQEISRLNYFKEQIDAQASPFYQGLNQAYQRADFLQSQTFLALEEQIQNLITYFYYNYSPQDKEQIQKDFQNYQKIKKNEIEQMIQYLTLNSCYRRYLLSHFSKERISTNRFCCSHCQADFEDTATFKEYLTLAPKRLVNPKEKVLKDWRARLNALFPS is encoded by the coding sequence ATGTTAGAAGATCTCTTAGCGACTCACTTTGGTTACCAGTCTTTTCGCCCTGGGCAAAAGGAAATTTTACTCCACTTACAGAAGCGAGAAAACACGATTGGTATTTTACCCACTGCTGGCGGCAAGTCATTGATTTATCAGATCTACCAGTATTTAAATCCCGGTCCCATTTTGCTTATCTCCCCTTTGTTGGCATTGATGGAAGACCAAGTTAGTCAGCTGCAGGCATTAGGTTTTAAAGCAAGTGTGGCAATAACTAGTCAATTAAGTAAACAAGAAAAAAACTGGTTACTTCATCATCTCCATGACTTTCAATTTATTATTATGTCACCAGAAATGCTTTCCCAACCCGCAGTCTTACGGCGCTTAAGGCAAATTGCTATCAAACTGATGGTCATTGATGAAGCGCACTGTATTTCTCAATGGGGCTATGATTTTCGCCCGGAGTACAGTGCTCTCAGACAATTTCGCCAAGCCTTAAATCATCCTTTAACCCTAGCCCTGAGCGGTAGTGCTAGTCAAAATACACTAGCAGATATTGCCCAGCATTTGTTTAGTGATTGGGAAAGCTATCAGCGAGTCCAATGCCCCTTGGACCGCCCTAATTTGTTCTATGGTCAATTGAAGCTTAATGAAAAGGACAAATTTCACCATCTTAATTCCTTGCTTGAGACCTTACCGAAGCCGGGAATCATTTATGTCCACAATAAAATGGAGTTGGAAGAACTTTACCAAGATTTAAAAGCGAGCAGCCAGCTAAAGCTCGCCAGCTACCATGCTGACAAGACTAGTGAGGAGCGCTTGCAAGTCCAAGAGCAATTTCAAAAGGGACATCTTGACGCGATTTTAGCCACATCTGCTTTTGGCATGGGGATTAACCAGGCCAATGTACGTTTTGTTATTCACTATCATGCTCCGCAATCATTAGCTGACTATCTGCAAGAGAGTGGCCGATGTGGTCGTGACGGCCAAGAAGCTTTGGTATTACTTTATTCTAATCTCCAAGAAATTAGCCGTTTAAATTATTTTAAAGAGCAAATTGACGCTCAAGCTTCGCCTTTTTATCAAGGATTAAATCAGGCTTATCAGCGGGCTGATTTTTTGCAAAGTCAGACTTTCTTAGCACTTGAGGAGCAAATCCAAAATTTAATCACTTATTTTTACTATAATTATTCACCGCAGGATAAGGAGCAGATTCAGAAGGACTTTCAAAACTATCAAAAAATAAAGAAAAATGAAATCGAACAAATGATTCAATACCTCACCTTAAATAGCTGTTATCGTCGTTACTTGCTAAGTCATTTTTCCAAGGAAAGGATAAGTACTAATCGCTTTTGTTGCTCGCATTGTCAGGCTGATTTTGAAGATACGGCAACTTTTAAGGAATATCTGACCTTGGCCCCTAAGCGCTTGGTGAACCCCAAAGAAAAAGTGTTGAAGGATTGGCGGGCGCGACTTAATGCCTTATTTCCTAGTTAG
- a CDS encoding segregation and condensation protein A, with translation MNKTKQENTETSNDELHIDLAAFEGPLDLLLHLIKQMEVDIFDIPIVDITNQYLETIHRHQKRDLELASDYLIMAASLIEIKTKLLLPKKSMEKEEEDDPRADLVQQLLTYKQYKAVSAILEEKQADRSLSYSKEASDLSDLQAVVPLPENEVSSEDLLSAFKKMFLRLKQEQPLERTVKGETFTIDEAITSIEEALDQESDHLSFFSLLSSNQPNREKVVTYFLALLQLVKQGKLLIQQDQIAADISIQKKDDGD, from the coding sequence ATGAATAAAACTAAGCAAGAAAACACTGAAACTTCTAATGATGAATTACACATCGATCTAGCGGCTTTTGAGGGGCCGCTAGATTTGCTTTTGCACTTAATTAAGCAGATGGAAGTTGATATTTTTGATATTCCCATTGTTGATATCACCAACCAATACCTAGAAACGATTCACCGCCACCAAAAAAGGGACTTGGAACTAGCCAGTGACTACTTGATTATGGCGGCCAGTTTAATTGAAATTAAGACTAAATTACTCTTACCCAAAAAATCCATGGAAAAAGAAGAGGAAGACGATCCACGTGCCGATTTAGTCCAACAATTACTAACTTATAAGCAATATAAGGCTGTCTCAGCGATCTTAGAAGAAAAACAAGCTGACCGGTCTTTGAGTTACTCTAAAGAGGCCAGTGACCTCTCGGATTTACAAGCCGTTGTGCCTTTGCCTGAAAACGAAGTAAGCAGTGAAGACCTCTTATCGGCCTTTAAAAAAATGTTTTTACGCTTGAAGCAGGAACAACCACTTGAAAGAACTGTAAAAGGGGAAACTTTTACTATTGATGAGGCGATTACGAGTATCGAAGAAGCCTTGGACCAAGAGTCAGACCACTTGTCCTTTTTTTCTTTGCTGAGTTCGAATCAGCCTAACAGAGAGAAAGTGGTGACTTATTTTCTGGCTCTGTTACAATTAGTTAAACAAGGAAAATTACTTATCCAGCAAGATCAGATTGCTGCAGATATAAGCATACAAAAGAAGGATGATGGGGATTGA
- the scpB gene encoding SMC-Scp complex subunit ScpB, whose translation MTIEGACESLLFVAGEEGLSLEELANLLDLSKEKVQYSLWNLDKKLKTDSQRGLELVCLGGRYQLLTQKIYADLIQKYAVSPFALKLSQQALETLAVIAYQGPITRLEIDEIRGVQSQAMIKRLLLHDLIEEAGRKEGPGRPILYQVTNYFYQYFGLNSIADLPDISSLLPEDEEDKSLFDEEGDK comes from the coding sequence TTGACCATTGAGGGTGCTTGCGAAAGTTTATTATTCGTTGCTGGTGAGGAAGGCCTTAGCCTAGAGGAACTAGCTAATCTTTTAGATCTTTCTAAAGAAAAGGTCCAGTATAGTTTATGGAACTTAGACAAAAAATTAAAAACTGATAGTCAGCGGGGGCTAGAATTAGTATGTCTAGGGGGGCGCTATCAATTACTGACTCAAAAGATCTATGCTGACTTAATCCAAAAATATGCAGTCAGTCCTTTTGCTTTGAAGCTGTCCCAACAAGCCTTGGAAACCTTGGCAGTGATTGCCTACCAAGGCCCAATTACCCGATTAGAAATTGATGAAATCAGGGGAGTTCAATCGCAAGCCATGATTAAACGTCTCTTATTGCATGACTTGATTGAAGAAGCTGGGCGAAAAGAGGGACCTGGACGTCCGATTCTTTACCAAGTCACTAATTATTTTTATCAATATTTTGGATTGAATTCAATAGCTGACCTCCCTGATATATCATCGCTTTTACCTGAAGATGAGGAAGATAAGAGCTTATTTGATGAAGAAGGAGATAAATAA
- a CDS encoding LysM peptidoglycan-binding domain-containing protein, whose product MAFKDNWNQFKNKWKKEEPAVEEENANLEEEVEAGPETSSADEYENLKNRQYSRSSRNKKEKGVSPTVKVLIALGLLFILIPYAAYIIYGNQQKQPESMNVDQVMVSKSENDSQKQAEEESKKAEESKQAEESKKQEESQQAAQASQQAAQEARQAAEQSQAVQQSQQQAAAQEQSRQQASRNQNQQNTNQNQNVGSYQVSAGDNLYRIAVNHGMTLNQLLELNGLHANSPIAPGTVLRVYQ is encoded by the coding sequence ATGGCATTCAAGGACAATTGGAATCAGTTTAAAAATAAATGGAAAAAAGAAGAGCCAGCAGTTGAGGAAGAAAATGCTAACTTAGAAGAGGAAGTTGAAGCAGGACCAGAGACGAGTTCGGCCGATGAGTACGAAAATTTGAAGAACCGTCAATATTCACGGTCTTCCAGAAATAAAAAGGAAAAGGGTGTATCCCCAACGGTCAAGGTCTTGATTGCTCTAGGACTCTTGTTTATTTTGATTCCTTATGCAGCCTATATTATTTACGGCAACCAACAAAAACAACCAGAAAGCATGAATGTGGACCAAGTGATGGTGTCTAAGTCTGAAAATGATTCCCAAAAACAAGCCGAAGAAGAAAGCAAGAAGGCGGAGGAATCAAAACAAGCAGAAGAAAGTAAAAAACAAGAAGAAAGCCAACAAGCGGCTCAAGCTTCTCAACAAGCTGCCCAGGAAGCCCGTCAAGCAGCTGAACAATCCCAAGCCGTTCAACAATCCCAACAACAAGCAGCTGCCCAAGAGCAATCCCGTCAACAAGCGAGTCGAAACCAAAATCAACAAAATACCAATCAAAATCAAAATGTAGGAAGTTATCAAGTTTCTGCTGGAGATAACCTTTATCGGATAGCGGTTAACCATGGAATGACTCTGAATCAATTACTGGAATTAAACGGCTTACATGCCAATTCACCGATCGCACCGGGTACGGTTCTTCGGGTCTACCAATAG
- a CDS encoding helix-turn-helix domain-containing protein: MDTSTDQTMAKLLSKLDQRRLNIIKYLISSDQEMVAIKELKNHFNCSSQTIISDLKQLILIFPDKLQFEMKYKYIKLVASTPPQVNAFYPYFFSNSIYFILIRTIFSQKIYYISYMCEKLFVSRSTLYRIIDSINQFFTSYYPSLSLTMNPFTIEGPEREVRKFYYDFFEFGYQLTQWPFNEVSHQDINKISLYLRHSMPSLGLYSSHPLFPIILAINLIRYKHKDLVQDSYLPRDLSSLQESLTATKAQFTIFDIEYRLKVSINSEAVRQLLVGLAPHTTYLSIQALQEEIRSSNDHSQAVANFFKELDQLTTSQQLSPLDQDKKDLLLLLLYNCCQDKLDLKENENYSKMQLTALEISNLKEKWELILPGFNARLQPILESFQSYFSKGLMAERTAIMFSYVYSFYPLTINHFYKDYKRLNIAVYTGRSYSTGEICGKLHLFFGSLIEVTPITDTYFMEDLDHSRIDILLTTYPLFNLKGITIHTIKDDLTTEDLGWIYQMINQLKFS, translated from the coding sequence ATGGATACATCAACAGACCAAACAATGGCCAAGCTACTGAGTAAATTAGACCAGCGGCGCTTAAATATTATCAAATACCTCATTAGCAGTGACCAAGAAATGGTGGCCATCAAAGAATTAAAGAACCATTTTAATTGTTCATCACAGACAATAATTTCTGACTTAAAGCAACTCATTTTAATTTTTCCTGACAAACTACAGTTTGAAATGAAATATAAATACATCAAATTAGTTGCTTCTACCCCGCCTCAGGTTAATGCGTTTTATCCTTACTTTTTTAGCAATAGTATTTATTTCATTTTAATACGGACCATTTTCAGTCAAAAAATTTACTATATTTCTTATATGTGCGAAAAGTTATTCGTTAGTCGGTCTACTCTTTATCGCATCATTGATTCCATTAACCAATTTTTTACCAGTTATTATCCAAGTCTCAGTCTCACCATGAACCCCTTTACTATTGAGGGTCCCGAACGTGAGGTAAGGAAATTTTATTACGATTTTTTTGAATTTGGTTACCAGTTAACCCAATGGCCTTTTAATGAGGTGAGTCATCAGGACATTAACAAAATCTCCCTCTACTTAAGGCACTCCATGCCTAGCCTAGGACTTTATAGTAGTCACCCCTTGTTCCCCATTATTCTTGCCATCAATTTAATTCGTTATAAGCATAAAGACCTGGTCCAAGACAGTTACTTACCAAGGGACCTATCGAGCTTACAAGAATCCTTAACCGCCACAAAGGCCCAATTTACTATCTTTGATATCGAGTATCGCTTAAAGGTATCCATCAATTCTGAAGCTGTCCGTCAACTCTTAGTCGGTCTAGCACCACACACCACTTACTTATCTATCCAAGCCTTACAGGAAGAAATTCGTTCTTCAAATGATCATTCTCAAGCCGTCGCTAACTTCTTTAAAGAATTGGATCAATTAACGACCAGCCAGCAATTAAGTCCTTTAGACCAAGATAAGAAGGATTTGTTGCTTTTATTACTCTATAATTGCTGCCAGGATAAGCTCGATTTAAAAGAAAATGAAAATTATTCTAAGATGCAGTTGACTGCTTTAGAAATCAGTAATTTAAAGGAAAAATGGGAACTCATCCTTCCCGGCTTTAACGCCCGTCTACAGCCAATTCTAGAAAGTTTTCAATCCTATTTCAGTAAAGGACTAATGGCCGAACGTACGGCTATTATGTTTTCTTATGTCTATTCATTTTATCCCTTAACTATCAATCATTTTTATAAGGACTATAAACGCCTAAATATCGCGGTTTATACCGGTCGTTCTTACAGTACTGGAGAAATCTGTGGAAAACTCCACCTGTTTTTTGGCTCATTAATTGAGGTCACCCCCATCACAGATACTTACTTTATGGAAGACCTAGACCATTCAAGGATTGATATTTTATTAACCACCTACCCCTTATTTAATCTTAAGGGCATAACCATTCATACAATAAAGGATGATCTAACGACTGAAGATTTAGGTTGGATTTACCAAATGATTAACCAACTCAAATTTTCTTAA
- a CDS encoding helix-turn-helix domain-containing protein — MLELLAEVKKGTADLNQNTLYQILIGKRTPSSLFYAYSHQLLFLFNLCPQLSKLSWKKLGQFDHEPETDMQTLLAGLKYRQGLFPKANHQAIQTSLLLFFQALANASHGEKSYQPLTQSAQIQYQIKCFFAWTQKKYRKKELATILGQELEAILAAWPLEQADMLLARIGYVDLPALTYDELASRYHFTLDQCHLYYSSLIDRLMITVLSADAYPLLKSFFESFIAPYPPWSDSANVSYHYIKQGYSLEKIAKNRHLKVSTIADHYVDIMLSRPEVLAQEASDLFGADLKKIDWSLAYNHFESFQKAFPKAPYWLYRYYQMMQVKEARKEQIRC; from the coding sequence ATGTTAGAACTCTTAGCTGAAGTCAAGAAAGGCACAGCAGACTTGAATCAAAATACACTTTATCAGATTCTTATTGGTAAACGCACACCCTCTAGCTTGTTCTACGCCTATAGTCACCAGCTCTTATTCTTATTTAACTTATGTCCTCAATTATCCAAGTTAAGCTGGAAAAAGTTAGGCCAGTTTGATCATGAGCCAGAGACTGATATGCAAACTTTACTGGCTGGTCTAAAATACCGGCAGGGGCTATTTCCAAAAGCTAACCACCAGGCTATACAGACTAGTCTACTCTTATTCTTTCAAGCTCTAGCTAATGCTAGCCATGGTGAAAAAAGCTACCAACCCCTTACACAAAGTGCTCAAATTCAATACCAGATCAAGTGCTTCTTTGCTTGGACGCAAAAAAAGTATCGTAAAAAGGAGTTAGCGACTATACTAGGGCAGGAATTAGAAGCAATTTTAGCTGCTTGGCCACTGGAGCAAGCCGATATGTTATTGGCACGGATCGGTTATGTTGATCTGCCAGCGCTGACTTATGATGAATTAGCAAGTCGTTATCATTTTACTTTAGACCAATGCCATTTGTACTATAGTAGTTTAATTGATCGCCTCATGATCACAGTTCTATCAGCGGATGCTTACCCCCTCTTAAAAAGCTTTTTTGAAAGCTTTATTGCCCCATATCCTCCTTGGTCAGATTCTGCTAATGTGAGCTATCATTATATTAAACAGGGCTATTCATTAGAAAAAATTGCTAAAAACCGCCATTTAAAAGTTTCTACCATAGCTGATCATTATGTGGACATTATGCTTTCTCGTCCAGAAGTTTTAGCCCAGGAAGCCAGTGACTTGTTCGGCGCAGATTTAAAGAAGATTGATTGGTCGCTTGCTTATAATCACTTTGAAAGTTTTCAGAAAGCTTTTCCTAAAGCGCCTTATTGGCTTTACCGTTATTATCAAATGATGCAAGTGAAAGAGGCCAGAAAGGAGCAAATAAGATGTTAG